CTTCTCAACGGTGACCTCGACTCCCTCTGGAATCTCAACCTCTTCCCTTACCCACGCGTCTATCGGCATCTCTCTCACCTCAGTAGACGTAGGCTATCAGCCTTCCGCCGATTCCCTTCTCGATGGCCTCTTTGTGGGTCATGACGCCCTGGGAGGTCGAGACGATGAGGATACCGAACTCGAAGGCCGGAAGGAACCTCTTCTCCCAGGCCTCGTACTCCCTGGCCTTGACGGGGAACCTCGGCTTTATCGCTCCAGCCTTGTTGATCTTTCCTATGAGCTGCACCCTGTAGATGCCTGCCCTTCCGTCGTCTATGAACTCAAACTCACCGATGTAGCCGTTCTCCTGCATAACCCTGAGAACCTCTCCCATGAGCTTGGAGGCCGGCTTGAGGTAGACCTCCTTCTTTCCGACCCTCTCGCTGTTGGTTATGTGCGAAAGCGCGTTTGCCAGCGGGTCAAGCAAAGTCATCTCCTCTCACCTCACTCGT
The Thermococcus radiotolerans genome window above contains:
- a CDS encoding 30S ribosomal protein S8, with translation MTLLDPLANALSHITNSERVGKKEVYLKPASKLMGEVLRVMQENGYIGEFEFIDDGRAGIYRVQLIGKINKAGAIKPRFPVKAREYEAWEKRFLPAFEFGILIVSTSQGVMTHKEAIEKGIGGRLIAYVY